One Gadus morhua chromosome 1, gadMor3.0, whole genome shotgun sequence DNA segment encodes these proteins:
- the asb14b gene encoding dynein heavy chain 12, axonemal isoform X1, translating into MNREKEHDDNYDSDLDEDEATQYIIEQSLIQYRKLKGLSPGDLKVSEDPEELFRAIKEGDEEALKRLTIQPKALSKVDERGWIPLHEAAVQGSREILEVIFSGSSQGACQCRTLKGETPLFLAVVYGLRGNATFLIQNGCDPDLQNDEQDSPLVAAILNDQYDLATLLLRYNANVDQTGPLERTALHESAFLGLENFVHLLLESGANPNAFDIKRKTPLALAVQNGHLNVVEILLQKGAHVNYGSESEFGTVLFDAAASGNPDIVSTLLDHGADANIALDSGHLPIHRTAYHGHILALEHLIPVTKMEAVKESGMSPLHSAAAGGHALCIEALLRAGHDPNTMLHQRVRRNYDDERRSALYFAVANNDLQCARQLLEAGAMVNQDPVSCLQVALRQGNYEMINALLKAGANVNYYSRVNSTHFPSAVQYALKDEVMLRMILNHGYDVKRCFDCPYGGGSHDYTPWTSSSVVKDMMFCEVITVHWLKQLAGQVVRMMLEYTDHVSFCTKLRDTLQEQKQWEEICHMQRNPRGLKHLCRLRIRGYLSQLRLRSPVFISYLPLPPRLRDYLLYKEYDVYGRGSMVGP; encoded by the exons ATGAACAGAGAAAAAGAACATGACGACAACTACGACTCGGACTTGGATGAAGACGAGGCGACGCAGTACATTATCGAACAGAGTCTGATTCAATATAGAAAACTCAAGGGCTTGAGTCCCGG tGATCTGAAAGTCAGTGAAGATCCGGAGGAACTCTTCAGAGCAATTAAGGAAG GCGATGAGGAGGCACTGAAGAGACTGACAATACAGCCCAAAGCTCTGTCGAAAGTGGACGAGCGAGGGTGGATCCCTCTGCATGAGGCTGCAGTGCAGGGAAGTCGAGAAATACTGGAGGTTATCTTCTCAG GATCCTCTCAGGGAGCTTGCCAGTGTCGGACACTTAAAGGTGAGACACCACTGTTCCTGGCAGTGGTGTACGGCCTTCGGGGCAACGCTACCTTTCTGATCCAGAATGGGTGCGACCCAGACCTCCAGAACGATGAACAGGACTCTCCTTTAGTGGCAG CTATTCTAAATGATCAGTACGACTTGGCCACACTGCTGCTACGCTACAACGCTAACGTGGACCAAACGGGACCCCTGGAACGGACGGCGCTGCACGAGTCGGCCTTCTTGGGGCTTGAGAACTTTGTGCATTTGCTCCTGGAGTCTGGTGCTAACCCCAATGCATTTGACATCAAGAGGAAAACTCCACTGGCTTTGGCCGTGCAGAACGGACACCTGAATGTAGTGGAGATCCTTCTCCAGAAAG GAGCCCATGTGAACTACGGATCTGAGTCGGAATTCGGCACCGTCCTGTTCGATGCCGCAGCCTCTGGGAACCCCGACATAGTCTCCACACTCCTGGACCACGGAGCAGACGCCAACATAGCCCTGGACAGCGGACACCTGCCCATCCATCGGACAGCCTACCATGGACACATACT TGCACTGGAGCACCTCATCCCGGTGACCAAAATGGAGGCGGTGAAGGAGAGCGGTATGAGTCCCCTCCACTctgcggcggcggggggccacGCCCTGTGCATCGAGGCGCTGCTCCGCGCGGGCCACGACCCCAACACCATGCTGCACCAGCGGGTGCGCCGTAACTATGACGACGAGCGGCGCTCCGCCCTGTACTTCGCCGTGGCCAACAACGACTTGCAGTGCGCGCGGCAGCTGCTGGAGGCCGGTGCCATGGTGAACCAGGACCCCGTCAGCTGCCTGCAGGTGGCCCTGAGGCAGGGCAACTACGAGATGATCAACGCCCTGCTGAAGGCCGGGGCCAACGTCAACTACTACTCCCGCGTCAACAGCACCCACTTCCCCTCGGCGGTGCAGTACGCGCTGAAGGACGAGGTGATGCTGCGGATGATCCTGAACCACGGCTACGACGTGAAGCGCTGCTTCGACTGTCCCTACGGCGGCGGTTCCCATGACTACACGCCGTGGACTTCCTCTTCGGTCGTCAAAGACATGATG TTCTGTGAGGTTATAACGGTTCACTGGCTCAAGCAGCTCGCGGGCCAGGTGGTGCGTATGATGCTGGAGTACACGGACCATGTGTCGTTCTGCACAAAGCTCAGGGACACATTGCAGGAGCAGAAACAATGGGAAGAGATCTGTCACATGCAGA GAAACCCAAGAGGCCTGAAACACCTTTGTCGACTGAGGATAAGAGGATATCTGAGCCAACTGCGACTGAGATCCCCCGTCTTCATCAGctatcttcctctccctcccaggcTGAGGGATTATCTTCTCTATAAAGAGTATGATGTCTATGGCAGGGGCAGTATGGTTGGTCCCTAG
- the asb14b gene encoding dynein heavy chain 12, axonemal isoform X2, whose translation MNREKEHDDNYDSDLDEDEATQYIIEQSLIQYRKLKGLSPGDLKVSEDPEELFRAIKEGDEEALKRLTIQPKALSKVDERGWIPLHEAAVQGSREILEVIFSGSSQGACQCRTLKGETPLFLAVVYGLRGNATFLIQNGCDPDLQNDEQDSPLVAAILNDQYDLATLLLRYNANVDQTGPLERTALHESAFLGLENFVHLLLESGANPNAFDIKRKTPLALAVQNGHLNVVEILLQKGAHVNYGSESEFGTVLFDAAASGNPDIVSTLLDHGADANIALDSGHLPIHRTAYHGHILALEHLIPVTKMEAVKESGMSPLHSAAAGGHALCIEALLRAGHDPNTMLHQRVRRNYDDERRSALYFAVANNDLQCARQLLEAGAMVNQDPVSCLQVALRQGNYEMINALLKAGANVNYYSRVNSTHFPSAVQYALKDEVMLRMILNHGYDVKRCFDCPYGGGSHDYTPWTSSSVVKDMMLAGQVVRMMLEYTDHVSFCTKLRDTLQEQKQWEEICHMQRNPRGLKHLCRLRIRGYLSQLRLRSPVFISYLPLPPRLRDYLLYKEYDVYGRGSMVGP comes from the exons ATGAACAGAGAAAAAGAACATGACGACAACTACGACTCGGACTTGGATGAAGACGAGGCGACGCAGTACATTATCGAACAGAGTCTGATTCAATATAGAAAACTCAAGGGCTTGAGTCCCGG tGATCTGAAAGTCAGTGAAGATCCGGAGGAACTCTTCAGAGCAATTAAGGAAG GCGATGAGGAGGCACTGAAGAGACTGACAATACAGCCCAAAGCTCTGTCGAAAGTGGACGAGCGAGGGTGGATCCCTCTGCATGAGGCTGCAGTGCAGGGAAGTCGAGAAATACTGGAGGTTATCTTCTCAG GATCCTCTCAGGGAGCTTGCCAGTGTCGGACACTTAAAGGTGAGACACCACTGTTCCTGGCAGTGGTGTACGGCCTTCGGGGCAACGCTACCTTTCTGATCCAGAATGGGTGCGACCCAGACCTCCAGAACGATGAACAGGACTCTCCTTTAGTGGCAG CTATTCTAAATGATCAGTACGACTTGGCCACACTGCTGCTACGCTACAACGCTAACGTGGACCAAACGGGACCCCTGGAACGGACGGCGCTGCACGAGTCGGCCTTCTTGGGGCTTGAGAACTTTGTGCATTTGCTCCTGGAGTCTGGTGCTAACCCCAATGCATTTGACATCAAGAGGAAAACTCCACTGGCTTTGGCCGTGCAGAACGGACACCTGAATGTAGTGGAGATCCTTCTCCAGAAAG GAGCCCATGTGAACTACGGATCTGAGTCGGAATTCGGCACCGTCCTGTTCGATGCCGCAGCCTCTGGGAACCCCGACATAGTCTCCACACTCCTGGACCACGGAGCAGACGCCAACATAGCCCTGGACAGCGGACACCTGCCCATCCATCGGACAGCCTACCATGGACACATACT TGCACTGGAGCACCTCATCCCGGTGACCAAAATGGAGGCGGTGAAGGAGAGCGGTATGAGTCCCCTCCACTctgcggcggcggggggccacGCCCTGTGCATCGAGGCGCTGCTCCGCGCGGGCCACGACCCCAACACCATGCTGCACCAGCGGGTGCGCCGTAACTATGACGACGAGCGGCGCTCCGCCCTGTACTTCGCCGTGGCCAACAACGACTTGCAGTGCGCGCGGCAGCTGCTGGAGGCCGGTGCCATGGTGAACCAGGACCCCGTCAGCTGCCTGCAGGTGGCCCTGAGGCAGGGCAACTACGAGATGATCAACGCCCTGCTGAAGGCCGGGGCCAACGTCAACTACTACTCCCGCGTCAACAGCACCCACTTCCCCTCGGCGGTGCAGTACGCGCTGAAGGACGAGGTGATGCTGCGGATGATCCTGAACCACGGCTACGACGTGAAGCGCTGCTTCGACTGTCCCTACGGCGGCGGTTCCCATGACTACACGCCGTGGACTTCCTCTTCGGTCGTCAAAGACATGATG CTCGCGGGCCAGGTGGTGCGTATGATGCTGGAGTACACGGACCATGTGTCGTTCTGCACAAAGCTCAGGGACACATTGCAGGAGCAGAAACAATGGGAAGAGATCTGTCACATGCAGA GAAACCCAAGAGGCCTGAAACACCTTTGTCGACTGAGGATAAGAGGATATCTGAGCCAACTGCGACTGAGATCCCCCGTCTTCATCAGctatcttcctctccctcccaggcTGAGGGATTATCTTCTCTATAAAGAGTATGATGTCTATGGCAGGGGCAGTATGGTTGGTCCCTAG
- the asb14b gene encoding ankyrin repeat and SOCS box protein 14 isoform X3 produces MNREKEHDDNYDSDLDEDEATQYIIEQSLIQYRKLKGLSPGDLKVSEDPEELFRAIKEGDEEALKRLTIQPKALSKVDERGWIPLHEAAVQGSREILEVIFSGSSQGACQCRTLKGETPLFLAVVYGLRGNATFLIQNGCDPDLQNDEQDSPLVAAILNDQYDLATLLLRYNANVDQTGPLERTALHESAFLGLENFVHLLLESGANPNAFDIKRKTPLALAVQNGHLNVVEILLQKGAHVNYGSESEFGTVLFDAAASGNPDIVSTLLDHGADANIALDSGHLPIHRTAYHGHILALEHLIPVTKMEAVKESGMSPLHSAAAGGHALCIEALLRAGHDPNTMLHQRVRRNYDDERRSALYFAVANNDLQCARQLLEAGAMVNQDPVSCLQVALRQGNYEMINALLKAGANVNYYSRVNSTHFPSAVQYALKDEVMLRMILNHGYDVKRCFDCPYGGGSHDYTPWTSSSVVKDMMETQEA; encoded by the exons ATGAACAGAGAAAAAGAACATGACGACAACTACGACTCGGACTTGGATGAAGACGAGGCGACGCAGTACATTATCGAACAGAGTCTGATTCAATATAGAAAACTCAAGGGCTTGAGTCCCGG tGATCTGAAAGTCAGTGAAGATCCGGAGGAACTCTTCAGAGCAATTAAGGAAG GCGATGAGGAGGCACTGAAGAGACTGACAATACAGCCCAAAGCTCTGTCGAAAGTGGACGAGCGAGGGTGGATCCCTCTGCATGAGGCTGCAGTGCAGGGAAGTCGAGAAATACTGGAGGTTATCTTCTCAG GATCCTCTCAGGGAGCTTGCCAGTGTCGGACACTTAAAGGTGAGACACCACTGTTCCTGGCAGTGGTGTACGGCCTTCGGGGCAACGCTACCTTTCTGATCCAGAATGGGTGCGACCCAGACCTCCAGAACGATGAACAGGACTCTCCTTTAGTGGCAG CTATTCTAAATGATCAGTACGACTTGGCCACACTGCTGCTACGCTACAACGCTAACGTGGACCAAACGGGACCCCTGGAACGGACGGCGCTGCACGAGTCGGCCTTCTTGGGGCTTGAGAACTTTGTGCATTTGCTCCTGGAGTCTGGTGCTAACCCCAATGCATTTGACATCAAGAGGAAAACTCCACTGGCTTTGGCCGTGCAGAACGGACACCTGAATGTAGTGGAGATCCTTCTCCAGAAAG GAGCCCATGTGAACTACGGATCTGAGTCGGAATTCGGCACCGTCCTGTTCGATGCCGCAGCCTCTGGGAACCCCGACATAGTCTCCACACTCCTGGACCACGGAGCAGACGCCAACATAGCCCTGGACAGCGGACACCTGCCCATCCATCGGACAGCCTACCATGGACACATACT TGCACTGGAGCACCTCATCCCGGTGACCAAAATGGAGGCGGTGAAGGAGAGCGGTATGAGTCCCCTCCACTctgcggcggcggggggccacGCCCTGTGCATCGAGGCGCTGCTCCGCGCGGGCCACGACCCCAACACCATGCTGCACCAGCGGGTGCGCCGTAACTATGACGACGAGCGGCGCTCCGCCCTGTACTTCGCCGTGGCCAACAACGACTTGCAGTGCGCGCGGCAGCTGCTGGAGGCCGGTGCCATGGTGAACCAGGACCCCGTCAGCTGCCTGCAGGTGGCCCTGAGGCAGGGCAACTACGAGATGATCAACGCCCTGCTGAAGGCCGGGGCCAACGTCAACTACTACTCCCGCGTCAACAGCACCCACTTCCCCTCGGCGGTGCAGTACGCGCTGAAGGACGAGGTGATGCTGCGGATGATCCTGAACCACGGCTACGACGTGAAGCGCTGCTTCGACTGTCCCTACGGCGGCGGTTCCCATGACTACACGCCGTGGACTTCCTCTTCGGTCGTCAAAGACATGATG GAAACCCAAGAGGCCTGA